The genomic interval GTGGGACGCTGTAGGCCGCACCCTGTTCCCAAATATGGTCGTAGTCCACCAACGCCCAGTCCCTGAGCGTGAGAGGAACACTGGTGCCATCACCGTAGATCACCACCTGTTCAGAGAGCGATGAGGAGTTAGAAGTAGAGCGAAcgtttcatttgtgtttccacaTAATGAGCATAAAAGCAGTTCAAACATgtgtgataaaaactaaaaggaAAATTAGAATTGAATATACAGAGCAGGTTAAGATAAGATTGGACACGATAATAAATCAGTTAAAACGTTTATCTCCCTTCATAAGAAACCATCTGTTggttctttcttcttttaaatagtttgtatatttagtttttatttattgtatgagttatttgtttgtgttgttgtgatttcTCTTATTTCTCTTCCGTCATGTGAACCTTTCATGACTGAGCCAATGGAATAATGACATCACCATTATTCACTATAAATTCACTATAaccactatatatatataaaatgctgcataaaaaaaacaatgatttaattacatttaaagttatttaagttAATTTGAAAATGGAGAAGTTTTATTTCCCTGCCTCATCACTGAAAGTCACCAGTGCCACTCTCCTGCGTGGGGAATCCTGCAGCATGGACGACAGCGCCCTCTGGAGGGCATCCTGGATACCCTGTAACGACACAAGAGAAACACAAGCGAAAGAGACAAAGATGTTTTAAACTACAACACGTGAACAACACGTGAACAACACGTCCGCTGAGAACTTCCTGCAGGCATCTCACCTCCAGCCTGGATACGTACACTGGGAGTGCAGAGCCCGATGGGAcctgaggggaagaggaagaggaagaggaagatgatttGAGACTCACATGAAACAACTTTAACTTCCAACATAcacttattattatattgaattAATTTAGTAACTCATGATGtccttttctcctccatttAAACTTTGCAGAGTTAACGctaaagtgataaaataaactaaatgaaacCAGCTGTTACTGGAACgttcaatcagtcaatcaacaTAAACTTTAGATTGTCTCTCTATTATTTGggatatcttggaaaatgtttgtccactgtgacctttgacctttgaccaatcatCTCCAAAAGATGATCATCCGGAAAAAAACTCCCAAAAAATGACTAACAGCGAGTTGCGTGAAAATCCGATGCTGCGTTGTCGAGttgttttgacacacacacacacacacacacacacacacacacacacacacacacacacacacacacacacacacctctgtggtGACGCTCATGCTGCCAGATATGTCCACACAGAAAACCACCAGCGAGTCCTCCAGGTTCTGGTAGTCGTCGTCGCTCTGGCTCAGCAGGTAAAGGTCGTCACTGTGCTCACCTGTGCACAGACCCGTGCACGTTCCCGTCACATCCACGTGCACGCCGTTTACACTTCCGCAAAACTCGCACACCCACATCTggacgaggagaagaagagagagagagattttatgtcttactttatttaaaagcGCCTTCAACACAATAAACACGACTATTAGAGAAAAATGCCAAAaaacgaaagaaagaaaaggaaaaacagaaaagttgaTGAATAAGTGAAATAAATTCTGACTCACGTTCCTCGGTAGAGAAGTCAGACATGACAAGGCAgcactacatttcccacaaagcACTGGGCTCTGAATGGCCTCCTGGTCTGTGTCTGGTTGGATGTTGACCAGTTGTCCAACACTGAGGGACACGACGTTGACGTTGGCTTTCAACCTGTAATCCGCCTCCATCTTGTCAACTGATGGAGCAGAACAGAGGGatgaagaaacagagagagagagaagaagagggggagagagaagaggggagaggggtAAACTCACCTCtgggtgggaggggagggggcagcGAGGCAGGAGCTTGTCTGGGCTTGAAGGAGGgaaggtgggggagagagaggagaggaggtcgAGGTctgagacgaggaggaggcaccggaggaggacgaggaggagctggagacagaACAACGCATTTTAATATCAATCAAAGttctaattattttttattatttttttaatctatattATCTAATCACCTGGAACATTAAACACAATATCGtggaagtaaaaagaaaagtggataTAATAAACTTTTTATCTGCTTCACTTTTGAACTTTTTAATGAACGTTAACGACAGAATAATTCAAATTAAGCCGATagtgtgatctgtgtgtgtgtgtgtgtggactttcCCCTGCTGAAGTGTTACTTGTGCTTCTCTGTCTTTTGCACTTGCAAGCatacccacccacccaccccacacacacacacaacacacacacacacacacacacacacacacacacacattagccgTTACTGCTTTCCTGTTATTTTACCCCAGAACTCTTGAGAACATGattaacagaaaaacatcattttcGATGCATTGACCTTTATGaatcctgtctgtgtgtgtgtgtgtgtgtgcgggtatgtgtgtgtgtgagcgtgtgtgacACAATTACCTTCTTTCACTACGTTGTCATATTCATGATTCATAAGAGGAAAACCTGTCGAtgctgaaaatatgaaatatgatgaGCGTCAAAGACGTGATCGCCTCAATGAGTAACAGATTGTAACTGagtaaaaaggtaaaaatgtatttatgctgcaaaagaaatatgaaaaaaacaaggttTAAGGCAAAGAGGAAAGTTTTAGTCAGAAATGTTCCAGAAATGTTGTCATTTTGTGAAACTCTCGTGACATTAGTGAGAAAATGATTTGAATGCTGTCACCTGCTTCATCAGATCTCCAGTTACACACAACATGGCTGCAGGCGAACTCCATCTGAGAGGCAGGGACACACACGAGCATCcgtttcattgtcaacatcatCTTTGTGTATTATTATGTTAATTAAATGTACGCTCAGATTTATTTACATTCCTATGACCCTGACGTTTAGCGGTGCTGACCATAGGATGAAGAAATATGACACGTCAGCACTATGACGACTGCAGATCAGCTTTCTGGCTTTGGGGCAGTTTATATTATCCCCGTGGCAACTGCAGCCTTAATTTTGTTATTGTCCTTTGCGAACAGATGTCTGAGTAAAAACGTGACAGCAGACGTTTCCTGTTTGAACGGCTCTACGTGGAAACCAACATTTGATTTTTATAAAATCCTTAAGCAGCACAGAGGCGACACCACTGAGTTTATTGCAAAGAAATCAGATTTTCCAccttaattaattaattaagttaATGGAGGGACAGAGATTTAATCAGCAGAAACATTTGATTCATCGTTGTAGTCGTTTTCAACCAAATTTACCAAACATTGACTTTGttgcagcttctcaaatgtgatgaCTTTCTTTTCCCTCAGGAGCTTAAACATACAGCCGGACTAAATCTGGACATTTACATTGTActtgttgtgtatttgtattttaaatgttcacacTTTTCCCCGTTCAGTGGCTCAGGTCCTGTTCCGTTTTCCTCTGAGTCGTCTCACATCCTTTTCCATGACGTTCCATTCAACACTGAATCAATCATTGAGAAAATAACTTATAACAGCAGCTGTCAGTCGAATGGTGACTTCGGACTTTCTGCTGTATATTCAAAAGTTTTTCGGTAAATGTTTCTGAGATTCTTCCCCGTCACACGCCACAGCTGCTcagtttttaatatataaaatcataAGTTACAACCTCAACCACCAGTTACAacctttttatgttttgtaaaCGTAAACCCACAGTTACATCAAGAAGAGAATTACCTTTGTGTTGATCTGTGTGCGGTTGTGTTTCGCACAAACTGAAAGCAAGTGTGTCTACTGCTCGGTGGTtcttgtgtgaatgtgtgggtgtgtttaatGTCGAGCAAGCAGcgccgagtgtgtgtgtgtgatttgcgTGTCAGGAAGTCGTACTTATGAGAAATGACAGTtgaaagaaggaggaaaaagagaaaaagaagctgctgctgttttgatcagaagaaaaaaacgcCGACCTCAGCTGTCTTGAACGAGCCAGacgctgacctctgaccttctcgGGGGGAAATTCACGTGTGTAGAATGAAAAGGTGTAAAAACCACATCCACAAAACTCACATTTGTGTAAAAACTATTGATTTATTAGTCAGAATTCACACTGTTCCATcaagaaagtgttttttaatccATTCACAGTTTCATTTTTTATCAAAACACATCATTCAAAAAGTTGGTTTAGCTTCAACACTGGAACCGGTTTCACCAGCTGTTCGCGAGTTCACACGTAACCTGGCTCCAAAGTGAGTGAGATAAAAATGCACCTCAGTGAAACAGGTTACACCTCATGACCACGGCACCATGTCAGCGCCGGAGAATGAGGGGACTGCACCCACCGTCGTTCAGGGGAAAACCTGCTGTGGCTTCTTTTAAACCAGTGCCCATGACCCGTGACCACCTAAACTCTACGATCGGCAGCTGTCAGAAACAGCATAATGAGGCCGCATGATACGAGCTCTCAGCCAAAAGCAGAGTTCAGTTAGAGACCACAAtgtattaatgtttgtgtgtgtgtgtgtgtgtgtgtgatgagtgtgatgagtgtgatgagtgtgtgaTGGTCGTGGAGGTTTGAATATAGAGTAAAAAAGAGGTTAACATCACAGTGAGTCTTACGTCCCATTCATTAAAGTTTCTGAGACGTGATAGTGTTGTTCTGTTTGTAATCATGTGGCTGTTTTACTTCCGCCCCTCCAGCGACTCCAACACAGCTCTCAAGATGGCGGCTACGGCCACGGCACCAGGGTCGGGCAGGGTGACCCTCTCGGCCGCGATGTAGCTGGCCCGCCCCGCCCTCGCCGTGAGGTTCCGGGTGGCCTCCGCCCCCGAGGCCGCTTTCTAGGATGACACAGGGAAGAAGGACGGCAATTCAGGGAATATATGAAACTCAAAGACGGTTGTTATCTGATAATCTCTAGTTTACAATGAGTTACTATACCTGCACTGCAGCCTGCAGTATGACCATCTGTCCACCAGGTGGAGCTGTGGTCAGTTTCATCAGCTCGtccacagcaggaaacaaagcaTCCAGCTgtagaggaagagaagcagatgTTTAAAGATAAAACTGTTGTTTTACAAATGAGGCTGCGGAGCCCAAATAACAATATCATCAACCAGGAAAtaccctttcaaaataaaagagatgcATGAAAAGTTGTATAGAAAACTCTCACCATTGTTCTGTCTCCAGGATCAGCTCCACCGTATCTGGAAGACATTCAAATAATACGATTTTAAATCTGTAAATTACCTGTATTGAGAACTTGATTATTAAATAAGTCAATAATAGTTTGATTTACAAACTATCAggtatttactttattttattttgaaaagttgaagCCTACAATTCTTCTAGGAATTCACTGCAGAAACTTCTTCAGTTATTATTGTAAATGCATTGGATCAATGGATGAAAAGAAATCGAATTAATTGATTGACAGTTTCACCTCCTCATCGCCTgtgtcccagcatgcactgcacTCGCCCAGGCTGCAGCGTCGCTCCGCCCCCCGGCCACATGACCAGCCGCTGCCGTCAGGAACAGGCTGTACAACTGAGAGACACAAGGAGGCTAGTTAGACGCTGTTCGCTGTGAACGACTTTTTTATATCTACTACTTTAAACCTACCGCCCCTGATGATCCGCCCATCTTCTCCTGCACCAATCCAGCGAGGACTGAGAGGAGTTTCCCGGGGCAACCAGGGACCACATGACCCCGGAGCCACTCCTGAATGGCTGaatgaacatttttacaattaCAAAAATCGTTAtcaatcaaacatgttttttttggggtctTTTATCATTATCTGCAGTTAACTTTAACTTTTCTACTCTTACCTCTGGCAGCCTGCGCATGAGTGTTACCGCAATCTCCGTCCCCAGCAGCTCGGTCCAGCGAGTTGAGTTCCTCCTGTCTTTCCAACAGAGTGGAACAAACTGACTCTAACGCTTTGTGCATCACAGGACTCAGTGAACCTGGATGGgaaaaaataaagcaacaaaaacgGTTGTATCAAATAATATTATAACTGACAACACTCAGGTAGTGTCCCGTCATCTTGTAACCATGGAAACCAACCTTCAGTGTGTATATCGTCCTGCGGTCGTGTGTCCATGGTGGGAGGAGCTACGACGTAGCTGCGTCCGCTCACATGCACACTGCTGAGATTTGGCCAGGCGGGGGCGCTAGTCGTAGCGTCTGTGTGGGATAAGGGACTTTTCATTAAGGCTGGAGAAGGGAGGGTCCTCACAAGTATagacaaacaaactttgtgTGAGTACGCTCACCAAAcagtctcagtgtttcctcGTTGGCTCGCATCAGGGTCAGTGACACGCCCGCCATCTCCAGTGACGTCATGAATGAACCGGACATCACCCTGGCAACCGCCATGCCGCGACTCTCTGtaaccacagagacacattcCACAGCATCCTCAATGGTAACAGATGGAATGtgtcacacgcacacgcacacgcacacacacacgcacacgcacacgaaCACCACTTACCCAGACAGGTGATGGCAGCTCGAGTAACAATGGCCATCTCCAGACAAGACAGAGCTCCGAGGTTGTTCACACACACGACCACATTGTCTCCTGTACGAtagaaggacacacacacacacacacacacacacacacacacacacacacacacacacacacacacacacacacgtcaaaaAAACACTGTCCGCAGAAACTAAAACTCACTAACTGTAATAATACGTTAAAGTTGAGCGAACCTGATTTCAGCGGCAGACACGATTGGCTGTCAGGGTTGGTCATGTGATCGATCATGGTTTTTACCACCTCGTCGGCCGACGTCACCTGATTAACAGTAAAAACTGATAACTTTAGAGAAAtggaatcaaacacaaagtagaTGTCGGTTTGTGTCGACTAACGTTGgatcacctttgaccttttgatcCCAGGTTCACCATGGAtacctgaaaacaagatggaaGATGGTGGTGAACATTAAGAGacagatacatttaaatgtgatatttGAGTAAACATTCACAGTTTGCTATATTTGCCTCATTTCATCATCTTGCTGATCAACAAAATGAACCTAAACAGTTCGTATCAGATCTGTAATCTTGTGTTGATcctgctccctctgtctcttaCCCAGACCCAGCTCCATGTCTCCCGGGGACAGGTCGAATGAAGGCAGGGAGCCGGGGACGCTGCACGGAGACAGACTCACCCCGAGTGAACCTGCAGAACAAACATCAACAGAATGTTTTACTTGTGAAAAGCCTCCCGATAAAGACGGAGCAGTGAGGGAATGAAGAGGTGAAACTCACCGACCCCCTTTAAAACCTCTGTCACCCTGGCAACGATGTGGTCCAATGAGGAGCCTTCCTCTGCCAACGCACCTGCcagctgacaggaagtgtgGGACGGtaagattttaatttgtttaagtTATTCTTTGTTTCGTTAACTTTTGTGGTTGATTCTGTCGTTTACCTTGTGTATAAAGACGGTTCCACACAGGCCTCTCCTCCCGGCCTTACTGGGCCGGTCAAAGGCGCAGTCCTCGGCAACGATCACCATGTCGACAGCGACGCCGTGGTTACGGGCCTGCTCTGCAGCCAACCCGAAGTTGAGGCGGTCGCCGGTGTAGTTCTTCACGATGAGAAGGACCCCGGCAGCTcctgtggagggaggagggttgTTATTACCTCCGCCCATGAGGTTatgtttgtattcttccagtttcatgtcAGATACGTGACAtttacttgttgttttctcacatggactctCTTGGACATTCATTTGGTAAATAAAAAGACATAGAAGTAAAGTTACAGCCAGCTCGTACATTAGGCGTACATCACCTGCATTATGCAAAGACATGATGGCTGCCAGGATGCTGGCCGGTGGTGGTGATGCAAACACTCCACCTGCGACTGCTGCCGACAACATTCCTGCACCAACATAACCTGCAGACACGAGGCAGGGAGATTAAAGTGTGAGAGATAAATGCTGATAAGACGATTAAAGAGGACCTACCCCCGTGTGCCGGCTCATGTCCTGACCCTCCCCCCGACAGCAGGGCCACTTTGCCCCTCAGACTCTCCAGGTCGGACCGAAGCACGACCCTGTGGCCCCCCAGCAGCGACAGGCCCCCGCTGGCCCTGACCAGGCCGCACAGAGCCTCGTCCACGCAGCTGTCCACCGAGTTTATCAACTTCTTCTGGGGCTGACGGACAGAaataaagaacacacacacaagtcataTCATACACTGACAGTTTATGATTTATTGTGGTGGTTTAATATACCTTAAAGTACATAAAGTGTTATATGAACTAAGATTTAACTGTTAACATGTAAATgcaacagtaataataatgtgtcagtgtgtgtgtgtgatatagaCACTGCTCATtctacagaaacacacacacacataaatccaAGTTTACTTAAgctgaaaaaatataaataataaaacaataaagtttCATGTGCAGCAGCATTACCACAGAATGAGACTTCACTGTTGTGGACTTTGATCTCTTTGAATGATCAAAGCTAACACAGTCctgctgtaaacacactgtCCTCCATCATGGCGGCGACGAttcacagtctcacacacacgttactCCTTTAATCTGTTCACTCTTTTACTCTAATGTCTTTCAaagtcattattattgttattttacctccatttcttccttcttttctctctcgaGCCGGAACCAGCAGCGTCAGGTTCGCCAAGTTAAGCTAGCGGGACGCCGGACGTAGTGCGTGTTgtctgcaaaataaaagcacgCAATTTATCTAAACGTATGAAACGTCAATTTATTGGTATGATTATACCACTAAGGGTTATAACAGTGGAGATTTATTGAATACACAGATAAATGCtacataaaaatgcaaaattaGCGTAAACTGAGGCCATGTTCATATTTAGTCTCtctattttgaaaagaaatagAGGAAACTCTGAACGTACGAACGTTAGATGCAGGTGGGCTCTTACTCCCACTTTATTGTTTCCGGTAAATTAATAACTGTCAAAATATCTCAAATAATGTTAGTGTAATAAAGCACaacatatatttacatgtataaATGGTTATAAATTCAGCGTATAGTATACTGAAAAGCATTGTACTATATACATAGCAtaattatactatatatatatttaaacacatataTTAATTTAGATAGAGGGGTTCATGTATTATATAGTTTTATTACtacaatattcatatttatttatcataacATTACACGTTGTTCAGGTGTTTGCACTTCCGGTTGTTCCGCCCATCGACACATGACCCCGCCCCCTTTCCCCCCACAAGTTAACACCGCTCACTCCCGCTGCTCTGTAACCACAGCGAACCAACCCTCACACGCAGCGTGCACGGCCAGTCCGCTCGGCTCGGTTCGGTTCGGTTCGGTTCAGCTCGACTCGGAACCGTCCACAGCAACATGCAGGATGGCGAGCATGGAGACCGCCGCCGAACATGAACGCATCCTGCGGGAGATAGAGAGCACCGACTCCAACTGCATCGGACCGACCCTCCGGTGAGTGAGAGCCCGCACCGGGAGCCTCTCCCCCGGCTGCTCCCCGGTCCCCCTCCCCGGGGAGAGCAGCTGGACCCCCGCAGCCGCGACTAGCTCCGAGTTAGCAACTCCCCCGACGCTCCTGAGGCTGGGTCCAAACTTTAACAAGCATGCGCCCATTGTCGGACAGCTAACCTGCTAACT from Hippoglossus stenolepis isolate QCI-W04-F060 chromosome 23, HSTE1.2, whole genome shotgun sequence carries:
- the si:dkey-9k7.3 gene encoding circularly permutated Ras protein 1 isoform X3 encodes the protein MEFACSHVVCNWRSDEAASTGFPLMNHEYDNVVKEAPPRPPPVPPPRLRPRPPLLSLPHLPSFKPRQAPASLPPPLPPRVDKMEADYRLKANVNVVSLSVGQLVNIQPDTDQEAIQSPVLCGKCSAALSCLTSLPRNMWVCEFCGSVNGVHVDVTGTCTGLCTGEHSDDLYLLSQSDDDYQNLEDSLVVFCVDISGSMSVTTEVPSGSALPVYVSRLEGIQDALQRALSSMLQDSPRRRVALVTFSDEVVIYGDGTSVPLTLRDWALVDYDHIWEQGAAYSVPHCIAETYIQLVQRVKDLREHGATCLGPAALASVAMASRHPGSKVILCTDGRANIGLGEMEQTSSPASSPLTPHFYRQLAVQAVDSGVIISVMSFEGTDCRLADVGRLADTTGGRVNIVSIGTIATEIQSASMDNVLATGVTATLVACDGIYFPYEDENDHKLVREIGNVTTGLQITSQFAVKPEFMEVFLQRDTLPFQLQLSFKTRDQQRVTRIITERRPVTSCR
- the tkfc gene encoding triokinase/FMN cyclase → MEPQKKLINSVDSCVDEALCGLVRASGGLSLLGGHRVVLRSDLESLRGKVALLSGGGSGHEPAHGGYVGAGMLSAAVAGGVFASPPPASILAAIMSLHNAGAAGVLLIVKNYTGDRLNFGLAAEQARNHGVAVDMVIVAEDCAFDRPSKAGRRGLCGTVFIHKLAGALAEEGSSLDHIVARVTEVLKGVGSLGVSLSPCSVPGSLPSFDLSPGDMELGLGIHGEPGIKRSKVTSADEVVKTMIDHMTNPDSQSCLPLKSGDNVVVCVNNLGALSCLEMAIVTRAAITCLESRGMAVARVMSGSFMTSLEMAGVSLTLMRANEETLRLFDATTSAPAWPNLSSVHVSGRSYVVAPPTMDTRPQDDIHTEGSLSPVMHKALESVCSTLLERQEELNSLDRAAGDGDCGNTHAQAARAIQEWLRGHVVPGCPGKLLSVLAGLVQEKMGGSSGALYSLFLTAAAGHVAGGRSDAAAWASAVHAGTQAMRRYGGADPGDRTMLDALFPAVDELMKLTTAPPGGQMVILQAAVQKAASGAEATRNLTARAGRASYIAAERVTLPDPGAVAVAAILRAVLESLEGRK